In Lycium ferocissimum isolate CSIRO_LF1 chromosome 3, AGI_CSIRO_Lferr_CH_V1, whole genome shotgun sequence, the genomic window AGATTGAGGAGCTGCGAGCTAAATTTCAGGTTCTGGAAGCAGTCACGTCGTTTATTATTTTGTATAGGTTGACTAACCTATGTTTTTAAACTATTGAAGGCGTCACATTCAGAACATCTTGATGAAGAAATACTGAATCTCCGGAATACTTTACTGAAGGTTTGTGATGATTACTTTATAGCTGCATTGGCAATTTTGTGAGTCTCAAAGGTGTAAAATTTTAATAGAGCGAATTGGAGCGGGAACGAATTGCATTAGAATTGGAGGAGGAAAAGAAAGCTCAAGCTGAAAGGGAGAAGAGGTTACAAGAGCAAGCCAAGAAAATTGAGAACTTGAGTTCTATGGTGCTATGCTCAAATAGGGATGAGGGTCGTGATACCTATAAAAAGGTGAGTTTGTGGATTTCTATCTATTCATTGCTTTACTTGCTTTTGAATCCCTCCTAGAAGCACTACTAATTTAAGAGCGTGATTTCAACAAGTTGGTGGTACTTCACAGTGTGAAGTTTACAAGTCCGattcaatttttaatataaatgcTGGACCTCCACCTAATTTACTGCAGAGCGAAGACTTATAAAGGcaatcaaattatttttcagtGCATTAGTACTTTTTCCATTTCTTTTATCAGGTAATTGGGTTCCTAGTTTCTTTTTCCACCTTCTATGATCCCTTGAATCCTAGACCAACAGTCTGCCATAACTCTTACCTACTGAGTACATGAAGACAACTGAGTATACTCGGCCACTCTATTTCAGTATACTGTTTGTATACGGGAAGATATTTTCATCTTCAGTAAAATTATTTACTTCTAATAAAAAGATCACATTTCATTCATGCAATCATGGCGCACCTTGTCTGACCTCATATTGCACTTTCCTGTCAAAATGGAGTTTCAAACATGTATGTGATCACCAATTGCTGATTTTAATATAAATCTTGCATGAGTCTTAGACCTTCCTGCTAGTTTCCGCAATACAAAAATTTGAGCTCATTTGGGATTATATTTTCAAGTAGTGGGTTTTCTCTATGCTAGTTTCTTTTGGTGATATCCAATGTGTTCTTAAGGATTCGTGTCGTTGCTTGGGAGAACACACAGAGGCATATTGAATTTTgtgtttgaagaaaaaaattcaaaatcagCTACCAATTCCTAAAATAGTCCTCTTATTTTGCATTTTCTGGAAGAATTGCTTATTTAATCTTAGTCAATGACGACAATACCACATACATCTAACACTTTGTGCCATCATTTGCATTTGATTTGGTCTTCTACCCTTAGCTTTCTTTTATTGCTGTTCTATTGTGATTAAGTTGATGTTATATCTTCTGCATTGTAGGAAAAACGGCGATATACATGGTGCCCAGGTAAACTTTCAAGGGAGGCTTTGAAGGAGGAGGTGAGATTTGATTTCTGTTGGTAATGTTACCATATGTTATCTTTTGTTGTGTAAATTTCTTTGAAGAGTATATAGGAGCAGTACGTTCTTGAAGCAATATGGACTTCACTTTAGTCATTTTATGGATATATAATTATTGACCCAGCATCACAAGCTGCATTTTACTAGTACTATGAATCTGCATCCTTAGTGTTATTTGGTGTATGAATCGACTGCCTTAGAGTACTTGAGAAATTAGTTGCCAATTTGTGTTTAAGCGCATCAGTTGGATAAATTGTTGGTTTTAATGGTCATCGTATTGTTAGGACACTGTGCATAAACTCATTAAGGATGGGTAACACTCATTTGCAAAGGGATGTTTTAATACTTTACGCACTGCCGTGTTTATTCAGAAAGCAAGCTTGAATCTATACTAGTCGCAATTAAAGTTATTTGAGCATACAAGTGAGTGAGTTTTGAGACAGCGAAAAAGTTAGCCAACTATGATGTATTATACATCTATAATAATTGATAGTTATGATTTCAGAGACCTCCCTCCATGTTTCGTTTTGTAACACTAACTTCCCTTGTGGTTTACAATATTAAGCTTACATcccttgttttgatttttcttgtaaCAATTGTTTTAACacattattattaatgttaaacaGTTACAATATgactaattttcctttttgtaatATTAAACTcttctaattaattaattacaaCTACATACCCGGCTAAAAAAACGTAGTCCCACAATGTAAGAGAAGTAAGACAACAAAATACGAAGGGAGGGAAGCAACACTTAGTAATACACACATAAGTATAAGATCTTACCTAAtaccttggaaggtagagaGGCTAGCCCCCCATTCACAAAGGTAGAGAGactttattaattaatttaataaaatatcctcTTTATCAAATTCTTTAATGATAAAATTTTTAATACATTGATAAAAAGTTAGCCAAGTATGATGTAGCATACATCTATAATAATTGATAAGGATAATTTCAGAGACCCCCCCTCTAGTTTTTGCTTCATAACACTAGCCTCTCTTGTTGTTTACGATATTATGCTTATCAGTATTGTTTGACtttttgtaacaattctttGATATATCTATCATTAATGTAAAATAATTACAATTGACTAATTAGCCcttctaattaattttatcaAAGTATCTTCTTTAACAAATTCTTCAATAATAAAAAACGTGATTCATGGGCTCGAAAGTCCTTTTCTTTACAAACAttggttccaaatttttcttcctCTTCCACTTTCATCTTCTCTGCAAACATTGGTTCGGGATTCCTTGCCTGCATTAAAGATATACCCTTTTAAATTTACAATTATGAGCACCAAATGGGGGAACTGGAACTCCAATCTAGAACCCTGCAAAGCTTCTTTACCAATGCAAAcagaattaaatattttattctttGCTGCTTCAGTTGAACTCCGCAGTCAAAGAGAAGGCTTCTGTAGTCAAAGCCAAAAGCATAAAACGTGACATTGGACCCTTACTTCCTTTTGAAGAACTATTAGATGCTGAGAGCAATGGAGACTCTGGCAAGCAAGAAGACAATTCAAGGAGTAATCAATTAGAAGACTGTACCCTCCCTGACCCGCAGGCTTTGTTGCATGTGACTAGCAGGAGAAAAGGAGCCTCTAGGAAAAAAAGCTCCTCAATGGTTTACACTTCGCCCTGCTATTTCAACTTTCTTTTGAAATAGTATTATACTACTGATTGTCGTgttattgtttttttaattctaGCAGGAAGACAATGAATTGCTGGAACTTCAAAGGGAGCATGAGGAGTtgcttttaaaatttgaatcacATGTAATGTTCTTTCGCTTTGTTTCTGTTATTTCTGATTCAATTTGATTTCTTAGTTTAATCCTTGCTTTTGCTAGAAAACCGTGAGTGAGATAAAGATTGACTATCTAACAAGGAAGCTTTTAGAGGCTGACATTCATCTGGTCGATGGTTCTGAGCAAGAGGACAATTCTTTGATGCACTTGAATGGGAGCAAAACTTTGAGAGAGGCAGAAGCTATTTTGGTGATTAAGCAGCTCCAAGAGAAGGTGTcctcatttctttcatttctcattttcttgtcatctatataaataagattactttttcattttttttcttgttaagtaTATCTCGGAAATGTGGAACTTTTGTTCAGATCACTTTGTTAGAAATGGAGAGATCCTCAAGCCAACAAAATTTGGACTCTGTTGTTGAGATAGCAACTGAGCAGACCATATCTGCAAGAGAGAAGCATGAAGAGGTAATCAAGCTTTCACATTTTATGCATTGAACATTGCAATTTTAATGATTTATCTCCTTATATTGAGAGAGCAAACAAGGTGGTGATAAATGCTTGCACTTCAGAATTCCTGTGCTGGTGGCATAAATGTTGTCGCTGTATCTATATCAAGTATCAACCATTGTGTTCTCACAGCCAAACAGCTAGCCACAGCTGTTTGCCTGTTATGAAAAAACTGCTATTACTACCTGATAGAGTACTATCAAAGTTCCTTTTTCTCCCACTTGTATGATCAATGCGCAAGGGAATATGAAACATGTGGTAGTCTTCTGTATATCGAAATAAATGCTGCTTGATTAGTAATATTCCAGTTTATAAATGAAGTTGGCATGTCGTTACTACTTACTGCTTTCTAAATCTAACTAGTAATGAAGACGACAAGCCAATCTAAAGAGCCCAAATGCCAAAACATGATAATGCTGAATCTGAATTTgatatccgcatttgttttGGTTAATTAGTTCTTATGCTTCCTTTTCACCTTAGTCGCACGTTTtcattcttttaattttatttgttttatagAGGGAGAAGGGGATAGAGAGATTCGAATCCCCACTTATTGTGTAGGAGATCCAAAGCAGTATCAGTAGGCTATAAGCCTCGGTGGTCGAAGATCACATTCTTAATCTTAGTCCCAAGATACATTCTCGAAAACTTTTGTAGTGATTAAAATTAGAACGATATatcatgatgatgatttttatcTATTCAATAGTTATTAGTTTCAGTTATTAAATGAAGCTTTAAATGGTATTTTGCTTTCCTTTCGCAATTTCGTCACAAAGATGCTCCCCTCTTTCTCACCTCACATTCATCATATCTGTTTCCTCTGCACGTGTCACATCTCAGAGTGGGAATCACGGTCTGGCTTTTTGTTTTACTTGTTGAGTATTTCTGGGATGTCCTGTTCCTCGTACCATATTCCATCCGGTACAACGCATAATTGCATAAGTGATTCATAAAACACATTAGGATGGTAATAGCTTTCGAGTTGAGTGGGTATAGCACGTCTCTATTAGATATAGACTCAGATGATGCTTCCAGTCAAAGAAGCCAAGGAAACTGGTGTTATTCTGCATAGCTTTGAGCATGTTTTCAGGCCAATTCTTTGACTACTAGGATCTCACTTTTACATTTGACCTTTACATTTGATATCCATAatacctttcttttttgataaggttCACATATCTTTTTTGATTACCTTTCCTTTAAGTGCAACAGTGCAATGACTTCTGTTTTAATGCTTTAGCTTTTCCAAGAGCTTTTGAGTGCAAAACTTGAGGCACAACGGGCTTGTGAACAGCTTGCTTCAATGCAATCTGCAGTAGTGCTTGTCGTAAGTTCATTCCACCCTAATAGTACTTGATATATTGTGACTGACATTCTTTAGGGTTCCGCTTTAAGCATGTAATATAATCATTTTCATATGCCTCCTGGGGCATTAATGAATTCACTTCTTTCAGGAGGATAACATGAACTTTGAAACCAAGCTGATGAGGGAGGTTCAAGATTTGATGTCAGAATTTGAAAATTCACGAACATTGATTGATTCATTCGTTCCAGTGGTAGAGGAACTTTTCCTGTCTTTCTCTGCCATATCCAAACTAGTTCCTGTGAGTATCTTCTGTAGGTCATTACATCATAAATTCTAGACTTGGGCATTCTTTTCATACATTTCCGCACGCATGCAATATGTTCTTTAACAACACGCTGTTTTATCACTTGCGCTTCTATACATTAATTCCAGTACTATTGTTTACTTGCTATGTGCTTTCTGCAACCTGATCTGGTTTCCCACTTTCAGGATTTAAAGTCTTCAGCACTTGACAATTCCAAccaaattaaatttataattagaAACTATGAGAAACTACAATCTCTCTTGAGGCAAAAGATCAATGTAGTTCAGGATGAAAAGGTGCCAATTGTctgctttttcttttctttcgtcTCTATAATTGGAAATTTGACAACCAAGTATTATCTCACACTTCGGTTATTTGAGTTTCTGTTGAAATTACCTTTAACGCATGCTAATCAAAACTTAGATTCTACTGGACAATCAGTCTTTTGATCTGCATAATCAAATAGAAGAACTGAAAAGAGCTATGGGAGATTCTGGAAATGCATTAACAGTAAGTTGCTTCACTTTGTCCTATATCGATCCTTTGATATCTCTGCCCTTGCTGACGGAATCATGCTCTTTTCCAGGAAATCTCTGAAAAGTATGAAGCAGAAAAATCTGAACACCTTTCTCAGATTCAAAGTCTTCAAAAGGAACTGTCATGCTTATCTTCTAATTCCTTAGTCAGAGAGAAGGAAAACATTAGAAAAGATTTGGAGAAAACAAAAGCAAAGTTGAAAGACACAGAATCCAAACTTAGGAATGCCATCCAGGAGAAGACAAAACTTGAGGTCTCATGCAAATTTTTTGAAGGTTGATTTCCTTGTGCTGTCTTGAGgcatttctatcttttcttacGGTATCACATTGTTAGGGTGAAAGAGCTTGTGCTGAGAGGGAAATTAAACGCTTAAATGGTCAGAGGGCTATTATTGAGCGTGACATCAATAAGCGAGAATCGATCATCGGAAGAAGGCGTGATTCAGTTGTTGATAGGAGCTCTAATGTGTTTGACTCCAAAAGAGCCAAGAATTCCTCTGTTTGTGTTGAACATGTGCAGGTAGGTACGGTGTACTCAAACTAGTGTAAATAAGTTCAAGAAATGTCTTTCTATGTTCCTTAAATGTATAATGGAATGGCAAAAACACTTTGAGCTTAACTTTATGGCACTGAAGGTAGCTGAACATCCACCGCAAAAAACTTAGGCAATGACTGGAGTGGTTCAAGGCTTTATAAATCCTATGGAAGCCCTTACACAACCTATGTGGGACATTAAAAAACTTAACACACTCCCGCACACGTAGCCCAGTTTTGGTGGTTAACACATGAACTTTATGGGTGTGAGAATAGGCTTACCAAAGGTTGATTCTAATACCTACGAAGAATCTGAGTATTTAGTCCAAAATCTTTAGGCAATGGTACAGTGGGGGTAGACCTTTACATACAACTTTCGAAGCCCTTACTCAATCCATGCATGAAAAGCAGTAACTCAATAATGGCAAAACAGGAAGGCAGACCAAAAGTTGGTGTCTTTTGTATTGTAACTTTTGTTCAAGAAGCCATTGAGTTTGGAATAGTACCCTGCCATTAGAAGAACTCTTGACAAGTAAAATAGGACAAACCTGAAAATTAACAAAAGGCCGTCCAAGGCAGGGCTTGGAGTCTGACATTTGtgctttcttcattttcatgtAGGATTTTTGGGTTCTGTTAATCCAATCTAAATCCTCTTATAGTCCCCAAGGCATTGTTTTATAACTTACATTCGACGTAATTACCTTTTCAAATAAAAGGAGCAGATCATCATATGGTAGAAGTAACAGGTTATATTGACGGCACccttaaagaaaagaaaaaccttATTGGCATGCATCATGAAGTCTAGTCTGTTTCTCTTTGTCTTAAGATATACTGATTTAGAAAATTCCCATATAGAATGCTCATTTCATTCTTAAGATATTTCTCACCCAAGGTAGGTCTAGGAATCATTATAACCTTTATTTGTTAGCACTATTTGAAACAGCATACTGGGTATTTAATGCCCATATGCCATTCTGTCATTATATGTACTATTCCCATCAATCTTATAAATAGTATTGCATATGTTTACCTGCATTCCACTCTAGAGGGGGAGTTAGTTATCTTTATTGCTTTGTCTTAAGCTACTTTCCCCTTTCTGGTGTGAAGGAGGAGTACAGGAAGCTGGAAGTGCTGGCATTTGAGATGGAGACAACTATCGCTTCTTTGGAAGAGGAATTAACAATCTCTCATGCggaaaaagaagaagccaaTTCTAGAGCAGAAAATTTGGCATGTGAATTGCAGGCTTTATCTGACGAGTTGAATATGTCAAATACAGAACTAAGTATGCTGAAGGAAGAGGTGTCATGCCTTGTAAGTTTATGTTTGTTAATGGTTCCTTTGAGATTCCCACTTTTTCATATCTTCTATCATATTTGCCTGTTGAGCATGAATTATTAGCTTAGTTTCTACTAttcttttttctgaaaaataaaacGATAACTTATTTCTATTTTCTCACCATTATTTGTTTCTATGGCATTGTAGAGATTATGTTCGGAAGAATCTGAATCACGATGTCAGGGATTGGAAACTTCTGTCAACCTTTTGGcagaagaaaaggaagattTAGCTATGGTACTATTTGAAGTTGCTTTGGAAACATGTATTCTGAGGCTCCATTCAACTGTTCCCGTTACATCATTTATGAGTGCCTTCTTTTATTTGTAGCAACTCACTGATGCCCTTTTGTCAATGGAGGAGGAAAAGGCCATATGGTTTGCAAGGGAGAAAGCTACAGTTGAAGCAATCAATGAAAAGGCAAAATCTTATAGTGCTGATCTCGCCAATGTGTCACAGAAAATGACAGAGGTTACCTTCAGATTTACACATGATGTAGTTGAACAATTTAAGCATATTCTGACAAACACTGTAGTGGctcttattgatattgagcatcTCTTCAAGGACTCAGTACTTGCATCCTGTTCTCTTTGGTGGTCTAGAGGGAACATGATATTGTAGAAATTGTATTGCCGAGACGCCTAGTTAATTCAAAGCTTGTTCACTTTTAATCTTCCTTTTTTAAACAGACCAAGAGAATTGTTTGTGAGGTCTGAGTACTATAGAGCTTCCTCGCTAGAAAAGCACATAGCTAAATTAAAGAAATCAAATACATCCATTGGGGCAATGAATTTAGCAAAATATGTTGCACATCTATGTACATGTCAG contains:
- the LOC132050454 gene encoding kinesin-like protein KIN-7O isoform X3, whose product is MERIHVSVRARPLLPEDAKSSPWRISGNSIFIPNQPAKFEFDRIFGDECRTLEIYKDRTKNIVSGAIQGFNGTVFAYGQTSSGKTHTMRGSATEPGVIPMAVQDLFNFIEEEMDREFLLRMSYMEIYNEEINDLLAPEHRKLQIHESIERGIFVAGLREEIVASPDQVLELMDFGESHRHIGETNMNTYSSRSHTIFRMIIESREKAEDANRENSCDAVRVSVLNLVDLAGSERVAKTGAEGVRLKEGSHINKSLMTLGTVIKKLSEGAESQGSHVPYRDSKLTRILQPALGGNANTAIICNITLAQIHADETKSSLQFASRALRVTNCVHVNEILTDAALLKRQKKEIEELRAKFQASHSEHLDEEILNLRNTLLKSELERERIALELEEEKKAQAEREKRLQEQAKKIENLSSMVLCSNRDEGRDTYKKEKRRYTWCPGKLSREALKEELNSAVKEKASVVKAKSIKRDIGPLLPFEELLDAESNGDSGKQEDNSRSNQLEDCTLPDPQALLHVTSRRKGASRKKSSSMQEDNELLELQREHEELLLKFESHKTVSEIKIDYLTRKLLEADIHLVDGSEQEDNSLMHLNGSKTLREAEAILVIKQLQEKITLLEMERSSSQQNLDSVVEIATEQTISAREKHEELFQELLSAKLEAQRACEQLASMQSAVVLVEDNMNFETKLMREVQDLMSEFENSRTLIDSFVPVVEELFLSFSAISKLVPDLKSSALDNSNQIKFIIRNYEKLQSLLRQKINVVQDEKSFDLHNQIEELKRAMGDSGNALTEISEKYEAEKSEHLSQIQSLQKELSCLSSNSLVREKENIRKDLEKTKAKLKDTESKLRNAIQEKTKLEGERACAEREIKRLNGQRAIIERDINKRESIIGRRRDSVVDRSSNVFDSKRAKNSSVCVEHVQEEYRKLEVLAFEMETTIASLEEELTISHAEKEEANSRAENLACELQALSDELNMSNTELSMLKEEVSCLRLCSEESESRCQGLETSVNLLAEEKEDLAMQLTDALLSMEEEKAIWFAREKATVEAINEKAKSYSADLANVSQKMTEVTNELESCRIQCKLLEERLVVSENNVLLEKSFSEEKLLEIDQLRLGLRVAEEQCRSSQKMLKLERQDLCKEVERLQMELSMLSKERVDLLARIRESEAEPIQRDDFQLSNLKHEVEQLNEKLSALEVKMHNDEVNHSNGKAKLRMRLRGAQAKLDAFRVRYKEALDEIDFMNKKFEVASSKLKDQLASSGLEILNLKKQLASSRGP
- the LOC132050454 gene encoding kinesin-like protein KIN-7O isoform X2, which translates into the protein MERIHVSVRARPLLPEDAKSSPWRISGNSIFIPNQPAKFEFDRIFGDECRTLEIYKDRTKNIVSGAIQGFNGTVFAYGQTSSGKTHTMRGSATEPGVIPMAVQDLFNFIEEEMDREFLLRMSYMEIYNEEINDLLAPEHRKLQIHESIERGIFVAGLREEIVASPDQVLELMDFGESHRHIGETNMNTYSSRSHTIFRMIIESREKAEDANRENSCDAVRVSVLNLVDLAGSERVAKTGAEGVRLKEGSHINKSLMTLGTVIKKLSEGAESQGSHVPYRDSKLTRILQPALGGNANTAIICNITLAQIHADETKSSLQFASRALRVTNCVHVNEILTDAALLKRQKKEIEELRAKFQASHSEHLDEEILNLRNTLLKSELERERIALELEEEKKAQAEREKRLQEQAKKIENLSSMVLCSNRDEGRDTYKKEKRRYTWCPGKLSREALKEELNSAVKEKASVVKAKSIKRDIGPLLPFEELLDAESNGDSGKQEDNSRSNQLEDCTLPDPQALLHVTSRRKGASRKKSSSMEDNELLELQREHEELLLKFESHKTVSEIKIDYLTRKLLEADIHLVDGSEQEDNSLMHLNGSKTLREAEAILVIKQLQEKITLLEMERSSSQQNLDSVVEIATEQTISAREKHEELFQELLSAKLEAQRACEQLASMQSAVVLVEDNMNFETKLMREVQDLMSEFENSRTLIDSFVPVVEELFLSFSAISKLVPDLKSSALDNSNQIKFIIRNYEKLQSLLRQKINVVQDEKILLDNQSFDLHNQIEELKRAMGDSGNALTEISEKYEAEKSEHLSQIQSLQKELSCLSSNSLVREKENIRKDLEKTKAKLKDTESKLRNAIQEKTKLEGERACAEREIKRLNGQRAIIERDINKRESIIGRRRDSVVDRSSNVFDSKRAKNSSVCVEHVQEEYRKLEVLAFEMETTIASLEEELTISHAEKEEANSRAENLACELQALSDELNMSNTELSMLKEEVSCLRLCSEESESRCQGLETSVNLLAEEKEDLAMQLTDALLSMEEEKAIWFAREKATVEAINEKAKSYSADLANVSQKMTEVTNELESCRIQCKLLEERLVVSENNVLLEKSFSEEKLLEIDQLRLGLRVAEEQCRSSQKMLKLERQDLCKEVERLQMELSMLSKERVDLLARIRESEAEPIQRDDFQLSNLKHEVEQLNEKLSALEVKMHNDEVNHSNGKAKLRMRLRGAQAKLDAFRVRYKEALDEIDFMNKKFEVASSKLKDQLASSGLEILNLKKQLASSRGP
- the LOC132050454 gene encoding kinesin-like protein KIN-7O isoform X1, whose product is MERIHVSVRARPLLPEDAKSSPWRISGNSIFIPNQPAKFEFDRIFGDECRTLEIYKDRTKNIVSGAIQGFNGTVFAYGQTSSGKTHTMRGSATEPGVIPMAVQDLFNFIEEEMDREFLLRMSYMEIYNEEINDLLAPEHRKLQIHESIERGIFVAGLREEIVASPDQVLELMDFGESHRHIGETNMNTYSSRSHTIFRMIIESREKAEDANRENSCDAVRVSVLNLVDLAGSERVAKTGAEGVRLKEGSHINKSLMTLGTVIKKLSEGAESQGSHVPYRDSKLTRILQPALGGNANTAIICNITLAQIHADETKSSLQFASRALRVTNCVHVNEILTDAALLKRQKKEIEELRAKFQASHSEHLDEEILNLRNTLLKSELERERIALELEEEKKAQAEREKRLQEQAKKIENLSSMVLCSNRDEGRDTYKKEKRRYTWCPGKLSREALKEELNSAVKEKASVVKAKSIKRDIGPLLPFEELLDAESNGDSGKQEDNSRSNQLEDCTLPDPQALLHVTSRRKGASRKKSSSMQEDNELLELQREHEELLLKFESHKTVSEIKIDYLTRKLLEADIHLVDGSEQEDNSLMHLNGSKTLREAEAILVIKQLQEKITLLEMERSSSQQNLDSVVEIATEQTISAREKHEELFQELLSAKLEAQRACEQLASMQSAVVLVEDNMNFETKLMREVQDLMSEFENSRTLIDSFVPVVEELFLSFSAISKLVPDLKSSALDNSNQIKFIIRNYEKLQSLLRQKINVVQDEKILLDNQSFDLHNQIEELKRAMGDSGNALTEISEKYEAEKSEHLSQIQSLQKELSCLSSNSLVREKENIRKDLEKTKAKLKDTESKLRNAIQEKTKLEGERACAEREIKRLNGQRAIIERDINKRESIIGRRRDSVVDRSSNVFDSKRAKNSSVCVEHVQEEYRKLEVLAFEMETTIASLEEELTISHAEKEEANSRAENLACELQALSDELNMSNTELSMLKEEVSCLRLCSEESESRCQGLETSVNLLAEEKEDLAMQLTDALLSMEEEKAIWFAREKATVEAINEKAKSYSADLANVSQKMTEVTNELESCRIQCKLLEERLVVSENNVLLEKSFSEEKLLEIDQLRLGLRVAEEQCRSSQKMLKLERQDLCKEVERLQMELSMLSKERVDLLARIRESEAEPIQRDDFQLSNLKHEVEQLNEKLSALEVKMHNDEVNHSNGKAKLRMRLRGAQAKLDAFRVRYKEALDEIDFMNKKFEVASSKLKDQLASSGLEILNLKKQLASSRGP